A genomic stretch from Acetomicrobium sp. S15 = DSM 107314 includes:
- a CDS encoding encapsulin-associated ferritin-like protein has protein sequence MYHEPVEELSSKDRDIHRALVSLKEEVEAVDWYHQRAATASDDAVKAIIEHNRNEEMEHASMLLEWLRRNVPEWDEALRTYLFTEEPITEIEASAAGEEEANGRGSLDIGSLK, from the coding sequence ATGTATCATGAGCCAGTAGAGGAATTGAGCAGCAAAGACCGGGATATCCACAGGGCGTTAGTCAGCCTCAAGGAGGAGGTTGAGGCTGTCGATTGGTACCACCAAAGAGCGGCCACCGCGAGCGACGATGCCGTGAAAGCCATAATTGAACACAACCGCAATGAGGAGATGGAGCATGCCAGTATGCTCCTTGAGTGGCTGAGGCGAAATGTCCCGGAGTGGGATGAAGCCTTGCGCACTTATCTATTCACAGAAGAACCCATCACCGAGATAGAAGCCTCCGCCGCGGGCGAAGAAGAAGCCAACGGTAGGGGAAGCCTCGACATAGGCAGTCTAAAGTGA
- a CDS encoding dihydrolipoamide acetyltransferase family protein — protein sequence MATVVTMPKLGLTMTEGSVSKWHKKEGERVEKGEIIAEVSTDKINYELEAPESGILRKILIEPDAKVPVTAPIAIIAEVDEDISSLMPKGTAEAAPATRVEAKAPPAPVAAQTPATQVIKASPAAKKLAKDHGIDLSLVTGTGPGGRIVEKDVEDYIERQKIEAAKPVAGPKETLPAAPAKRIPLVGMRKVIAQRMSESWHTSPMVTLNSEADASGLKSLREELKDEFKKRGASLSYNHILLKICAQALVEFPMLNTRLEGDEVILQDEVNIGLAIALEDGLIVPAVKNVDKKGLFRVAVETEELIERARGQRLTPDDISGGTFTITNLGMFDVRDFTPIINPPQCAILGVGAMTDRPVAIDGEVVIRPIMVLSLTFDHRIVDGAQGAQFLKRIKELVQNPLLLLS from the coding sequence ATGGCTACAGTCGTTACAATGCCCAAATTGGGCCTGACTATGACGGAAGGCTCCGTATCCAAATGGCATAAGAAGGAAGGTGAAAGGGTAGAAAAGGGAGAGATCATCGCCGAGGTATCCACAGATAAAATCAATTACGAGCTGGAGGCTCCAGAAAGCGGGATCTTGCGAAAGATATTGATAGAACCGGACGCTAAGGTGCCCGTTACTGCGCCTATAGCGATAATAGCTGAAGTCGATGAGGATATTTCAAGCCTAATGCCGAAAGGAACGGCTGAGGCTGCACCCGCCACTCGGGTTGAAGCCAAAGCACCACCCGCACCCGTTGCCGCACAAACTCCAGCTACGCAGGTGATAAAAGCTTCCCCGGCAGCCAAAAAACTCGCCAAAGACCACGGCATCGATCTATCGCTCGTTACGGGCACAGGCCCCGGCGGTAGAATTGTAGAAAAAGACGTGGAAGATTATATAGAAAGACAAAAGATAGAGGCTGCAAAGCCCGTTGCAGGCCCTAAGGAAACTCTACCTGCAGCCCCTGCCAAGAGGATTCCCCTCGTGGGGATGAGGAAGGTAATAGCCCAGAGGATGAGCGAAAGCTGGCACACATCTCCCATGGTCACACTGAACAGCGAAGCGGACGCCTCCGGCCTGAAGTCGCTGCGAGAGGAACTGAAAGATGAATTCAAAAAGAGGGGGGCAAGCCTTTCCTACAACCACATTCTCCTGAAGATATGCGCTCAAGCCCTTGTCGAATTTCCCATGCTCAACACCCGCCTTGAAGGCGATGAAGTCATCCTTCAGGACGAGGTGAACATCGGGTTGGCCATAGCCCTGGAAGACGGCCTCATAGTACCCGCAGTTAAAAACGTAGATAAGAAAGGACTCTTCCGAGTAGCAGTGGAAACGGAAGAGCTGATCGAAAGGGCGAGAGGACAGAGGCTCACACCGGACGACATATCCGGCGGCACGTTTACGATAACTAACCTCGGCATGTTCGACGTAAGGGACTTCACGCCCATCATAAACCCCCCTCAGTGCGCCATTCTCGGCGTAGGCGCGATGACAGATCGCCCTGTAGCGATCGATGGTGAGGTGGTTATAAGACCTATCATGGTGCTCTCTCTGACCTTTGACCACCGAATCGTCGACGGCGCACAGGGAGCGCAATTCCTAAAAAGGATCAAAGAACTGGTGCAAAACCCGCTACTTCTACTCTCTTAG
- a CDS encoding SDR family NAD(P)-dependent oxidoreductase — MIIDKFKLDGKVALVTGGARGLGRGIAQGLAEAGADVAVASRTVDEGKKAAEEMAALGRRTLAVQADVSKLLEVYRLIDEVVNHFGRLDILVNAAGFNIRKHFLDFTEEDYESLMAVQLKAVFFASQRAAKVMKEQGGGKIINIGSLTCVEFAGPNIALYGTAKSGVLGLTRGMAKDLAPYNINVNAIGPGWFKTKMTERVFQDEANVQRMLSRLPLGRFGVPEDLAGAAVFLASSASDYITGQIIFVDGGWLIN; from the coding sequence ATGATAATCGATAAGTTTAAGCTCGACGGGAAAGTGGCGCTCGTTACGGGTGGAGCCAGAGGCTTGGGAAGGGGTATAGCTCAAGGGCTTGCCGAGGCAGGAGCAGACGTTGCGGTAGCGTCGCGCACGGTTGATGAGGGCAAGAAGGCCGCTGAGGAAATGGCTGCCCTGGGTAGAAGGACCCTTGCCGTACAAGCAGACGTCTCAAAGCTGCTGGAAGTTTATCGTCTGATCGACGAGGTCGTAAATCACTTCGGCCGCTTGGACATATTGGTGAACGCGGCTGGGTTCAACATAAGGAAACACTTCCTTGATTTCACCGAAGAGGATTACGAATCGCTGATGGCTGTCCAGCTCAAGGCGGTGTTTTTCGCCTCACAACGGGCGGCTAAGGTCATGAAAGAGCAGGGCGGAGGTAAGATCATAAACATAGGTTCCCTCACGTGCGTCGAATTCGCCGGGCCCAATATTGCGCTTTACGGCACGGCGAAAAGCGGCGTCTTAGGTTTGACGCGCGGAATGGCCAAAGACCTGGCACCGTATAATATAAACGTGAACGCCATAGGCCCGGGCTGGTTTAAAACTAAGATGACCGAGAGAGTGTTTCAAGACGAAGCCAACGTTCAAAGGATGCTATCGCGGCTTCCCTTGGGACGCTTCGGTGTGCCGGAAGATTTGGCAGGCGCTGCGGTGTTTTTAGCGTCTTCCGCGTCGGACTACATAACAGGACAGATCATCTTCGTAGACGGTGGCTGGCTCATAAATTAA
- a CDS encoding ABC transporter permease, with protein MSGVIPISNGQLVLSTILLVLAGVLAASLRLGIVKSLAVSAIRTFFQLYIMGFILSVLFAQKNLFLTAAVIVIMTAIATQAATRRTKGVPQYPRALAFLALLLSTLITGLMVVTLIIRAEPWYSPRIVIPIFGMILGNSMNAVAISLERLYASARDKINELEVLIACGATPWEAVRGCVCDAVRAGMTPTINSMMVIGLVSLPGMMTGQILGGADPREAVRYQIVIMYVIAAAVTMGSFILVGLAYKRLFDKEGALLLNLKFSAK; from the coding sequence ATGAGTGGAGTAATACCGATCTCCAACGGGCAGCTCGTTCTCTCTACCATTCTTCTCGTCTTAGCCGGCGTTTTAGCGGCGTCTTTGAGGCTCGGCATTGTAAAGTCCCTTGCTGTCAGTGCCATTAGGACTTTCTTTCAACTTTACATCATGGGCTTCATCCTTTCGGTTCTCTTTGCACAGAAAAATTTATTCCTCACTGCCGCGGTCATAGTTATCATGACGGCTATAGCCACACAGGCTGCCACGCGCCGCACCAAGGGCGTGCCTCAATATCCCCGCGCGTTGGCGTTCCTGGCGCTCCTTTTGAGCACGCTTATAACCGGCTTGATGGTAGTAACGCTGATAATCAGGGCAGAGCCGTGGTACTCGCCCCGCATTGTGATCCCCATATTCGGCATGATATTGGGAAACTCGATGAATGCCGTGGCCATCTCGCTCGAGCGGTTGTATGCTTCGGCCAGGGATAAGATTAACGAGTTGGAAGTACTCATCGCCTGCGGTGCCACGCCTTGGGAAGCGGTGCGTGGTTGCGTTTGTGACGCAGTGCGGGCAGGGATGACTCCTACTATAAACTCAATGATGGTAATAGGGTTGGTAAGCCTTCCGGGGATGATGACAGGTCAGATCTTGGGAGGGGCAGACCCACGCGAAGCCGTGCGATATCAAATCGTCATCATGTATGTAATCGCCGCTGCCGTAACCATGGGGAGTTTCATCTTGGTAGGCCTCGCATACAAACGCCTTTTCGACAAGGAAGGAGCCTTGCTTTTGAACCTAAAGTTCAGCGCGAAGTAA
- a CDS encoding NAD(+)/NADH kinase: MSKVGIIANPASGKDIRRLVAYGSVFDNQEKVNIVRRALLGLEAAGVEEVLYMPDYYNIVPRALDSVHLRMDVEALDMPCEGNQNDSTCAARLLEERGAKCIVVLGGDGTNRAVAKGSTAVPFMPISTGTNNVFPFMVESTIAGLAAGFLATGAVSVVEATSATKRFDILLDGQVTDLALIDVALYDDIFVGAKAIWDMSKVKEITLTQAKPSNIGLSSIGGVLLEGGLSQNQGVHIRLGSHMEEGKIEITAPVAPGFVRSVYVDAFDVMEVGDVVEFEAAPAVLALDGEREVEILPNQTAAVQLSDQGPRVVNIEKTMKLAVQRGYFKANNIKRKEG, encoded by the coding sequence GTGTCTAAAGTAGGGATAATCGCCAATCCGGCCTCGGGCAAGGACATACGCAGGCTCGTGGCCTATGGTTCGGTGTTCGACAATCAAGAAAAGGTAAACATCGTGCGGAGAGCCCTTCTCGGGCTTGAAGCTGCGGGAGTAGAAGAGGTCTTATATATGCCGGACTACTACAACATAGTCCCAAGGGCCCTGGACAGCGTCCACTTGCGCATGGACGTCGAAGCGTTGGATATGCCCTGCGAAGGAAACCAGAACGATTCTACTTGTGCGGCGAGGCTTTTGGAGGAAAGAGGCGCAAAGTGCATTGTGGTATTAGGGGGCGATGGCACTAACCGCGCCGTGGCCAAGGGGAGCACCGCCGTTCCTTTTATGCCTATTTCCACGGGCACGAACAACGTCTTTCCTTTCATGGTGGAGAGCACAATAGCGGGCTTGGCTGCCGGCTTTTTGGCCACCGGAGCAGTCTCCGTCGTTGAAGCCACCTCAGCTACAAAGCGCTTCGATATACTCTTGGACGGACAAGTCACAGATTTGGCCCTGATCGACGTTGCGCTTTATGACGACATATTTGTAGGCGCAAAAGCCATATGGGACATGAGCAAGGTAAAGGAAATCACTTTGACCCAGGCCAAACCGAGCAATATAGGGCTTTCCTCCATAGGGGGCGTCCTTCTCGAGGGGGGGCTTTCGCAAAATCAGGGGGTTCATATACGCTTGGGCAGCCACATGGAAGAAGGCAAAATTGAAATAACAGCGCCGGTAGCTCCTGGGTTCGTGAGATCGGTATACGTAGACGCGTTCGATGTCATGGAAGTAGGAGACGTGGTCGAGTTTGAAGCGGCTCCAGCAGTATTGGCTCTCGACGGGGAAAGGGAGGTAGAGATCCTGCCGAACCAAACAGCTGCGGTGCAGTTGAGCGATCAAGGACCTCGCGTGGTGAATATAGAAAAGACGATGAAACTGGCGGTCCAGCGCGGCTATTTCAAGGCAAATAACATTAAGCGTAAGGAGGGATGA
- the cysE gene encoding serine O-acetyltransferase has product MKEMWKTLKADFTAVRERDPALPRGFLGVLEAMTCYPGFHAIVFHRLTHFLHSRLHIPFLPRFLSQLVRWITGIEIHPGAKIGRGVFIDHGMGVVIGETAVVGDNVTLYQGVTLGGTGKDKGKRHPTLEEGALVGSGAKILGNIVIGENARIGAGSVVVRDVPPESTVVGVPGIVVRERGAKLRSPRERLNHGDLPEPLVLRLKALETEVKLLKERLSLLEDLEEDVTGSKEAV; this is encoded by the coding sequence ATGAAAGAAATGTGGAAAACATTAAAGGCGGATTTTACGGCGGTGAGAGAACGGGATCCTGCTCTACCGCGGGGCTTTTTGGGAGTTTTAGAGGCAATGACATGCTACCCCGGATTCCACGCAATCGTTTTTCATCGCCTAACGCACTTCCTGCACTCGAGGCTTCACATTCCCTTTCTGCCGCGCTTCTTATCCCAATTGGTCCGGTGGATAACGGGAATCGAGATTCATCCAGGAGCTAAGATCGGCAGGGGCGTGTTCATAGACCACGGTATGGGCGTGGTGATAGGCGAAACGGCTGTCGTAGGGGACAATGTTACGCTCTACCAGGGCGTGACATTGGGCGGCACCGGCAAAGACAAGGGCAAGCGCCACCCCACGCTGGAGGAGGGAGCCCTTGTGGGCAGCGGGGCCAAGATTTTAGGAAATATCGTGATAGGGGAAAACGCCAGGATTGGAGCCGGCAGTGTCGTGGTCCGCGACGTGCCGCCTGAAAGCACGGTGGTCGGCGTACCCGGCATCGTGGTAAGAGAGCGCGGAGCCAAACTAAGAAGTCCAAGGGAGAGGTTAAACCATGGAGACCTTCCCGAGCCTCTGGTTTTAAGACTCAAAGCGCTGGAGACAGAGGTCAAACTCCTCAAAGAGCGCCTCAGCTTGTTGGAAGACTTAGAGGAAGATGTAACGGGATCAAAGGAGGCGGTTTAG
- a CDS encoding tripartite tricarboxylate transporter permease, translating to MDGLSIVFQEITRLFTQPFMLFTMAWATFLGIVVGALPGLTATMTIALLSGLTYGVDPRVAIPILISVYCGAIYGGSQSAILVNIPGTPSAAATTLDGYPLARKGEAGPAIGLATTASFIGGVLGVLAVAVATPLLAQVALKFGSWEYFLLAVFGIVISGNLTAEDLPIKGWISGFIGLLLSMVGLEGIHAFPRFSYGNVQLAAGISLIPALIGLFGIAEVLAVLKDIKPRRVESQLNRIVPKIGEVLSHWKTTFKAALVGIGIGLIPGVGEDVAAWVSYDVCKRTSPEKEKYGTGCYEGLVAAETANNACIGGAIIPMLALGIPGSGAAAVLLGGIWLHGIRPGPMIFFEFPTFTYELIGQLIVANVMMLILGLTLTRFTVRVLEIKKEIFMPLVVVLCVIGGYAVNMRIFDVYLMLGFGLLGYALRIGKFPAAPMTLGIILGPMADENFRRALSIADGSLTPFFTRPISLGLVILIVLLMLSQNKKLMAKIFRRGVSA from the coding sequence ATGGACGGTTTATCGATCGTATTCCAGGAGATAACGAGGCTGTTCACCCAACCTTTCATGCTGTTCACCATGGCTTGGGCCACCTTTCTGGGCATAGTTGTGGGGGCTCTGCCGGGGCTTACGGCCACGATGACCATAGCCCTTTTGAGCGGCCTCACCTACGGTGTTGATCCTCGGGTGGCTATTCCCATCTTGATATCCGTGTATTGCGGAGCGATCTACGGAGGAAGCCAGTCGGCAATACTTGTAAATATCCCCGGCACCCCGTCGGCTGCCGCTACGACTCTGGACGGTTACCCTTTAGCCAGGAAAGGGGAAGCCGGTCCTGCCATAGGGCTTGCCACGACTGCCTCTTTTATAGGGGGGGTCTTGGGCGTCTTGGCCGTGGCTGTTGCCACGCCCCTTTTGGCCCAGGTGGCGCTGAAATTCGGTTCTTGGGAATATTTCTTGTTGGCCGTCTTTGGTATAGTGATTTCCGGAAACCTCACTGCTGAGGATCTGCCCATAAAGGGATGGATCTCCGGCTTCATCGGACTGTTACTTTCCATGGTGGGACTCGAGGGGATCCATGCCTTTCCGCGCTTTTCTTACGGCAACGTGCAGCTTGCCGCGGGCATATCGCTGATACCGGCCCTCATAGGGCTTTTTGGCATAGCCGAGGTCCTTGCGGTTTTGAAAGACATCAAACCACGAAGGGTAGAAAGTCAGCTAAACCGCATAGTGCCAAAGATAGGAGAAGTGTTGAGTCATTGGAAGACAACCTTTAAAGCGGCCTTAGTAGGGATAGGGATAGGCCTAATCCCGGGAGTGGGTGAGGATGTGGCTGCCTGGGTGTCTTACGACGTGTGTAAGCGCACCAGTCCGGAAAAAGAGAAGTATGGCACCGGCTGCTATGAAGGACTTGTGGCGGCAGAAACGGCCAACAACGCCTGCATAGGGGGAGCTATAATACCGATGCTGGCCCTTGGTATACCGGGAAGCGGCGCGGCTGCGGTGCTTTTGGGCGGGATATGGCTTCACGGCATTCGCCCTGGTCCCATGATCTTTTTCGAATTCCCCACCTTTACCTATGAGCTCATCGGTCAGCTTATAGTGGCAAATGTGATGATGCTCATCTTAGGGCTTACGCTTACACGGTTTACCGTGCGCGTGTTGGAGATAAAGAAGGAGATTTTTATGCCCTTAGTGGTGGTGCTCTGCGTTATAGGAGGTTACGCCGTAAACATGCGCATCTTCGACGTTTATCTTATGCTCGGCTTCGGCTTGCTCGGTTATGCGCTGCGCATAGGCAAATTCCCGGCGGCGCCAATGACGCTTGGGATAATTTTAGGGCCCATGGCGGATGAGAACTTCAGGCGGGCGTTGAGCATAGCCGATGGCAGCCTGACTCCCTTTTTCACGAGGCCCATAAGCCTTGGGTTGGTTATTTTGATCGTGTTGTTGATGTTGAGCCAGAATAAAAAACTTATGGCAAAAATATTTAGAAGAGGGGTGTCGGCATGA
- a CDS encoding family 1 encapsulin nanocompartment shell protein, with amino-acid sequence MDILKRKLAPISAEAWEQIDDQAKKILINNLSARKFVDVVGPMGWDYAACPTGKVETVKACEGKGICLGVRQVLPLVEPRVEFELCLWELDNITRGLKNPDLSPLEEAARQMACFEEEAIYKGLKEGSIVGLREATAQRSLKVSMEESSFIGGVADAVSSLKSSGVEGPYVLVAGTKIWKWILSRAEGYPLAKRIEALAEKIIPAPSIDEAYVVSLRGGDMELVLGVDFSLGFVNRSAESVKLFLTESFTFRVVNPEAILRLEV; translated from the coding sequence ATGGATATCCTGAAGAGGAAATTGGCTCCGATTTCAGCAGAAGCATGGGAGCAGATAGATGACCAGGCAAAGAAGATTTTGATCAACAATCTCTCCGCAAGGAAGTTCGTGGACGTTGTGGGACCGATGGGCTGGGACTATGCGGCCTGCCCGACGGGTAAAGTCGAGACAGTTAAAGCATGTGAGGGGAAAGGCATATGCCTCGGCGTGAGGCAGGTGCTTCCCCTCGTCGAACCTCGAGTCGAGTTTGAGCTGTGCCTGTGGGAGCTGGACAACATCACGAGGGGTCTAAAGAACCCTGACCTATCGCCTCTCGAGGAAGCTGCGCGCCAGATGGCGTGCTTCGAAGAAGAAGCTATATACAAAGGCCTTAAAGAAGGAAGCATCGTCGGCCTAAGAGAAGCCACAGCGCAGAGGAGCCTTAAGGTCTCCATGGAAGAGTCGAGCTTCATCGGCGGCGTGGCCGATGCTGTCTCCTCTCTAAAATCGAGCGGCGTAGAAGGACCTTATGTCCTCGTGGCCGGAACAAAGATATGGAAGTGGATCCTAAGCCGAGCCGAAGGCTATCCGCTGGCCAAAAGGATCGAAGCTCTCGCCGAAAAGATTATACCTGCCCCATCCATAGATGAGGCTTACGTAGTATCGCTCCGCGGCGGCGATATGGAACTCGTCTTGGGGGTTGACTTCTCTCTGGGCTTTGTGAACAGGAGCGCCGAAAGTGTGAAACTCTTCCTGACGGAATCGTTCACGTTCCGCGTCGTTAACCCCGAAGCTATACTCAGACTCGAGGTATAA
- a CDS encoding arsenate reductase ArsC, which yields MSAQQNKIKVLFVCGRNTARSQMGEALLKALGGDRFEVESAGLEAGDEINPLAIEVMKEIGIDISKNATKSIFDLYKAGKTYHYVIAVCDAVQAERCPIFPGVREQLHWSLPDPASFTGSWEEKLQKARELRDQLKAKIEEWIK from the coding sequence ATGTCTGCTCAACAGAATAAAATCAAGGTGCTCTTTGTGTGTGGTAGAAATACCGCCAGAAGCCAAATGGGAGAGGCCCTTCTTAAGGCCTTAGGAGGAGATCGCTTCGAGGTGGAGAGCGCTGGACTTGAGGCTGGAGATGAGATAAACCCGCTCGCCATCGAAGTCATGAAAGAAATCGGGATCGACATATCCAAAAACGCGACGAAGAGCATCTTTGACCTTTACAAAGCAGGTAAAACGTACCATTACGTCATTGCCGTCTGCGACGCAGTTCAGGCGGAGCGCTGCCCTATATTTCCTGGCGTAAGAGAACAGCTCCACTGGTCGCTTCCGGATCCAGCCTCGTTTACAGGCAGCTGGGAAGAGAAGCTCCAAAAAGCGAGAGAACTACGTGATCAGTTAAAAGCAAAAATCGAAGAATGGATAAAATAA
- a CDS encoding Bug family tripartite tricarboxylate transporter substrate binding protein, whose amino-acid sequence MFKKAAFLVLAVALAVSLTGGAALAAWPERPITVVVHFAAGGATDMVARALSAEMQKVLGQPISVVNMPGASGAVATAFVLAKPHDGYTLVGESDNIRMFQVMDLGNFNYKDFHHWIGAMGTLCISVRPGSPIKDGHDLIKFLKEKGASATVSGSGLGTGWHVGMEMLKAVVGFDYKYVPYSGGHPATVAAIGGEVDIAATGLMEQAEFIRGKKVRPLMNFSDEPVELPGYGPIPPVTDFVPEMKGLVPFGGWWGIAAPKGVPDEVLQKLDEAYKVAVNSEGFKKLCESQVMDWVGYDRAQSEELAAKDTSLVSWILWEVGVAKKNPADLGIPKPEGLSLGK is encoded by the coding sequence ATGTTTAAGAAAGCGGCGTTCCTGGTTTTGGCTGTTGCGCTGGCGGTGTCGTTGACAGGAGGAGCTGCCTTAGCGGCGTGGCCCGAGAGGCCTATAACTGTAGTTGTGCACTTCGCTGCTGGTGGAGCCACGGATATGGTGGCGAGAGCCTTGTCGGCGGAGATGCAGAAGGTCCTTGGGCAGCCGATCTCTGTGGTCAACATGCCCGGTGCTTCTGGAGCTGTAGCGACCGCCTTCGTGCTCGCAAAACCGCATGACGGCTACACCCTCGTGGGCGAATCCGACAACATCCGCATGTTCCAGGTGATGGATCTCGGCAACTTCAACTACAAAGATTTCCATCATTGGATAGGGGCCATGGGGACGCTCTGTATTTCGGTCAGACCTGGCTCGCCTATAAAAGATGGTCATGACTTGATCAAATTTCTCAAGGAAAAGGGCGCAAGCGCCACTGTTTCTGGCTCTGGACTGGGAACCGGCTGGCATGTGGGCATGGAGATGCTCAAGGCCGTCGTGGGGTTCGACTACAAATATGTTCCGTACTCTGGAGGGCACCCGGCCACGGTGGCTGCCATCGGTGGCGAAGTCGATATAGCGGCTACAGGGCTCATGGAGCAGGCTGAATTCATCAGAGGAAAGAAAGTCAGACCATTGATGAATTTCAGCGACGAGCCAGTAGAGCTTCCGGGTTATGGCCCGATTCCGCCCGTTACAGACTTTGTGCCGGAAATGAAGGGCCTGGTCCCCTTTGGCGGTTGGTGGGGCATCGCCGCGCCCAAAGGCGTCCCGGATGAAGTGCTGCAAAAGTTGGATGAGGCTTACAAGGTGGCTGTTAACAGCGAAGGCTTTAAAAAATTGTGCGAGTCGCAGGTTATGGACTGGGTCGGCTACGATAGAGCTCAGTCTGAAGAGCTGGCGGCCAAAGATACCTCCCTGGTCTCTTGGATACTCTGGGAAGTGGGCGTAGCCAAGAAAAACCCGGCCGACTTGGGAATCCCCAAGCCCGAAGGGCTTAGTTTAGGCAAGTAA
- a CDS encoding ABC transporter ATP-binding protein encodes MALLTWKDLVPSLPQEKSFSSSGEVKAKEILLLQGPSGAGKTTLLRTLARLHPRISGNIWLNGKPCEDVPPSRWRRSVHYVAPQMLANATVLENITYPFRFSIYKKETPPLRMTVALLLNELGLDEGILAQEARTLSSGEVARVALVRAILIEPIVLLLDEPAAPLDEKAKEKLASFLSRWVAGGERGILLVSHQGMEGVTRTMSINKTH; translated from the coding sequence ATGGCGCTTCTTACATGGAAAGACCTGGTACCGTCTCTTCCGCAGGAGAAGAGTTTTAGCAGTAGCGGCGAGGTGAAAGCGAAGGAAATACTGCTGCTTCAAGGCCCCTCGGGCGCTGGAAAGACGACGCTGCTGCGCACGCTTGCCCGCCTCCACCCGCGCATAAGCGGAAACATTTGGCTGAACGGAAAACCCTGCGAGGATGTACCGCCTTCCAGGTGGCGACGAAGCGTACATTACGTTGCGCCTCAAATGCTTGCTAACGCTACGGTCTTGGAAAACATAACGTATCCCTTTCGATTTTCCATCTACAAAAAAGAGACGCCGCCGCTGCGCATGACAGTCGCGCTTCTTTTAAACGAGTTGGGGCTGGATGAAGGAATATTGGCTCAAGAAGCGCGTACTCTTTCAAGTGGGGAGGTTGCCCGGGTCGCCTTGGTGCGGGCCATCCTCATAGAACCGATCGTGTTGCTGCTCGATGAACCTGCAGCCCCTCTCGACGAGAAAGCGAAAGAAAAGCTCGCGTCTTTTCTCTCTCGTTGGGTTGCGGGCGGCGAAAGGGGTATCTTGCTTGTCTCTCACCAAGGGATGGAAGGCGTAACGCGCACCATGAGCATTAACAAGACTCACTGA
- a CDS encoding tripartite tricarboxylate transporter TctB family protein: MDSKGTSKTDVKMGLAFAAFAALALEESLRMPVYDDVYTAPGLFPAFLSFCIIAMSLGLVFWGRRRSKFQAEDAVEVSHEEAAVIATERKRLFLAIGLILLYCFVFLGHINYTLATFLFLVISMSFFKATKIHWIVIISALASLGISYLFGKIFLIPLP; the protein is encoded by the coding sequence ATGGATAGCAAGGGAACGTCGAAAACAGATGTGAAGATGGGCCTTGCTTTTGCGGCATTCGCCGCCCTTGCCTTGGAGGAATCGTTGCGCATGCCTGTTTACGACGACGTCTATACAGCGCCTGGTTTGTTTCCGGCCTTTCTTTCTTTTTGCATCATCGCGATGAGCCTGGGATTGGTTTTTTGGGGGAGGCGCAGGTCGAAGTTTCAGGCAGAAGATGCCGTTGAAGTGTCCCACGAGGAAGCGGCGGTGATTGCCACAGAGAGGAAACGTCTATTTTTGGCTATAGGGCTTATTTTATTGTATTGTTTCGTGTTTTTGGGTCACATTAATTATACGCTCGCCACCTTTCTCTTCCTTGTCATTTCAATGTCATTTTTTAAGGCCACTAAAATACATTGGATCGTGATCATATCAGCATTGGCTTCTTTGGGAATTTCTTACCTCTTTGGGAAGATATTTTTGATTCCGTTGCCATAA
- a CDS encoding DUF6506 family protein, which yields MTLKAAFMFVAEGADPKVHRTSIKTPSLELIAIGVHNYDEAESVAKELIKEGVVAIELCGGFGHEGTARVAKVTHGKAAVGVVRFDSHPGLGGKSGDEIFS from the coding sequence ATGACATTAAAAGCAGCTTTCATGTTTGTAGCAGAAGGAGCGGATCCTAAGGTTCATCGCACCTCCATAAAAACACCTTCTCTGGAGTTAATAGCCATAGGAGTCCACAACTACGATGAGGCCGAAAGTGTGGCAAAGGAACTGATAAAAGAAGGCGTAGTGGCGATAGAGCTGTGCGGTGGCTTTGGCCACGAGGGAACCGCTCGCGTAGCTAAAGTGACGCACGGCAAAGCTGCCGTAGGCGTGGTGCGTTTCGATAGCCATCCTGGCCTTGGTGGCAAAAGCGGCGACGAAATCTTTTCTTAA